The Catenuloplanes niger genome includes a window with the following:
- a CDS encoding galactose-binding domain-containing protein: MRQRLATLLAAAVTLTSTVLTVQSAPAGAAPADLARAKTFTASSGNGSYTATNAGDGDPATYWESTNNAWPQWIQVDLGAASAVTRAVLRLPAGWAARTQTIAVQDGATGATLAAAAGRTFDPGGGNTVTVPLSATVRHLRLSITANTGWPAAQLSTLEVWGEQTTNPAEPNLALGRPTTGSSTVHSFVAANATDGNTATYWESAAGAYPATLTVALGRTASVTSVTVRLNPDPAWSTRVQNIQVLGRAPDATGFTGLAGAANRTFDPATGNTVTIGVAATVTEVQLRFTSNTGATGAQVAELQVAGTVVPDPEPEPSSDLVASPVSWSPSNPSAGTTATFTVAIRNQGTIASAAGAHGITLTLLNEAGAVVRTLSGSSNGVIAAGATTAPVSLGTWAAANGRFTVRVVLADDANELAAKRANNTSETPLFVGRGANMPYAVYEAEDGQIGGGAVPVGPNRTVGDLAGEASGRRAVTLNSTGAYVQWTTRASTNTLVTRFSIPDGSNSTLNIYVNGAFLKAISLTSRFAWLYGDEAAPNNNPSSGPPRHIYDEANVLLGTTVPAGATIRLQKDAANSGPFAIDFVNLEQVAAAPNPDPARYAVPAGFTHQAVQDALDRARQDAALAGVYLPAGDYQTGSKFQVYGKAVRVIGAGPWFTRFQAPAGQENTDIGFRSEASANGSVFSGFAYFGNYTSRIDGPGKVFDFANLANQTIDNIWVEHMVCLYWGANTDNMVIRNSRIRNTFADGVNMTNGSTGNLVSNNDARATGDDSFALFSAIDAGGADERDNVYENLTSTLTWRAAGVAVYGGYANTFRNIYIADTLVYSGVTISSLDFGYPMNGFGADPPTRFENISIVRSGGHFWGAQTFPAMWLFSASKVFQGIRVSNLDIVDPTYSGIMFQTQYDAAGRPVNPITDTVFTNVSITGARKSGDAFDAKSGFGVWANELPEPNQGPAVGAVTFNNLRLAGNAQDIRNTTPLRITINP, encoded by the coding sequence ATGAGACAACGACTGGCCACGCTGCTGGCCGCCGCCGTCACGCTCACCTCGACCGTCCTCACCGTCCAGTCCGCCCCGGCCGGCGCGGCCCCCGCCGACCTGGCCCGCGCCAAGACGTTCACCGCGAGCAGCGGGAACGGCTCCTACACCGCCACCAACGCCGGCGACGGCGACCCGGCCACCTACTGGGAGAGCACGAACAACGCCTGGCCGCAGTGGATCCAGGTGGACCTGGGGGCGGCCTCGGCCGTCACCCGCGCGGTGCTGCGGCTGCCCGCCGGCTGGGCGGCCCGTACCCAGACGATCGCGGTGCAGGACGGCGCGACCGGCGCCACGCTCGCGGCCGCGGCCGGGCGCACGTTCGACCCGGGCGGCGGCAACACGGTCACCGTCCCGCTCTCCGCCACGGTCCGCCACCTGCGGCTGAGCATCACCGCGAACACCGGCTGGCCGGCCGCGCAACTGTCCACGCTGGAGGTGTGGGGCGAGCAGACCACGAACCCGGCGGAGCCGAACCTGGCGCTCGGCCGGCCCACGACCGGCTCGTCGACCGTCCACTCGTTCGTGGCGGCCAACGCGACGGACGGGAACACCGCGACCTACTGGGAGAGCGCGGCCGGTGCGTATCCGGCCACGCTGACCGTCGCGCTCGGCCGCACCGCGTCCGTCACGTCCGTGACCGTCCGGCTCAACCCGGACCCGGCGTGGTCCACCCGGGTGCAGAACATCCAGGTGCTCGGGCGCGCGCCGGACGCGACCGGGTTCACCGGCCTGGCCGGCGCGGCGAACCGCACGTTCGACCCGGCGACCGGCAACACCGTCACCATCGGCGTCGCGGCCACGGTGACGGAGGTGCAACTGCGGTTCACCTCCAATACCGGTGCCACCGGCGCGCAGGTCGCGGAGCTGCAGGTTGCCGGCACCGTCGTGCCGGACCCGGAACCGGAACCCAGCTCGGACCTGGTCGCGTCGCCGGTGAGCTGGTCGCCGTCGAACCCGTCGGCCGGCACCACGGCCACGTTCACGGTCGCGATCAGGAACCAGGGCACGATCGCGTCCGCGGCCGGCGCGCACGGGATCACGCTGACGCTGCTGAACGAGGCCGGTGCGGTCGTACGTACCCTCAGCGGCTCGTCGAACGGGGTGATCGCCGCCGGCGCCACCACGGCACCGGTGTCGCTCGGGACGTGGGCCGCGGCCAACGGCCGGTTCACGGTCCGCGTGGTGCTCGCGGACGACGCCAACGAGCTCGCGGCGAAGCGTGCGAACAACACCAGCGAGACGCCGCTGTTCGTCGGGCGGGGCGCGAACATGCCCTATGCCGTGTACGAGGCGGAGGACGGCCAGATCGGCGGCGGCGCGGTGCCGGTCGGCCCGAACCGCACGGTCGGCGACCTGGCCGGTGAGGCGTCCGGGCGGCGCGCGGTCACGCTGAACAGCACCGGCGCGTACGTCCAGTGGACCACCCGGGCCAGCACGAACACGCTGGTCACCCGGTTCTCCATCCCGGACGGCAGCAACTCCACGCTGAACATCTACGTCAACGGCGCGTTCCTCAAGGCGATCTCGCTGACCTCGCGGTTCGCCTGGCTCTACGGCGACGAGGCCGCGCCGAACAACAACCCGTCGTCCGGCCCGCCGCGGCACATCTACGACGAGGCGAACGTGCTGCTCGGCACGACCGTCCCGGCCGGCGCCACGATCCGGCTGCAGAAGGACGCGGCGAACAGCGGGCCGTTCGCGATCGACTTCGTGAACCTGGAGCAGGTCGCCGCCGCGCCGAACCCGGACCCGGCCCGGTACGCGGTGCCGGCCGGCTTCACCCACCAGGCCGTGCAGGACGCGCTCGACCGGGCCCGGCAGGACGCCGCTCTGGCCGGCGTCTACCTGCCGGCGGGCGACTACCAGACCGGCTCGAAGTTCCAGGTCTACGGCAAGGCGGTACGGGTGATCGGCGCCGGCCCGTGGTTCACCCGCTTCCAGGCGCCGGCCGGGCAGGAGAACACGGACATCGGGTTCCGGTCCGAGGCGAGCGCGAACGGGTCGGTCTTCTCCGGGTTCGCCTACTTCGGCAACTACACGTCGCGGATCGACGGGCCCGGCAAGGTGTTCGACTTCGCCAACCTGGCGAACCAGACGATCGACAACATCTGGGTCGAGCACATGGTGTGCCTCTACTGGGGCGCCAACACGGACAACATGGTCATCAGGAACTCGCGGATCCGGAACACGTTCGCGGACGGCGTGAACATGACCAACGGCAGCACCGGCAACCTGGTGTCCAACAACGACGCGCGGGCCACCGGCGACGACAGTTTCGCGCTGTTCTCCGCGATCGACGCGGGTGGCGCGGACGAGCGGGACAACGTCTACGAGAACCTGACCAGCACGCTGACCTGGCGGGCCGCGGGCGTCGCGGTCTACGGCGGCTACGCGAACACGTTCCGCAACATCTACATCGCGGACACGCTGGTCTATTCCGGCGTCACGATCAGCTCGCTGGACTTCGGGTATCCGATGAACGGGTTCGGCGCGGACCCGCCGACCCGGTTCGAGAACATCTCGATCGTCCGGTCCGGCGGCCACTTCTGGGGAGCGCAGACGTTCCCCGCGATGTGGCTCTTCTCCGCGTCGAAGGTGTTCCAGGGCATCCGGGTGAGCAACCTGGACATCGTCGACCCGACGTACAGCGGGATCATGTTCCAGACCCAGTACGACGCCGCGGGGCGGCCGGTGAACCCGATCACCGACACCGTGTTCACCAACGTCTCGATCACCGGTGCGCGGAAGTCCGGCGACGCGTTCGACGCCAAGTCCGGCTTCGGCGTCTGGGCGAACGAGCTGCCCGAGCCGAACCAGGGGCCGGCGGTCGGCGCGGTCACGTTCAACAACCTGCGGCTGGCCGGCAACGCGCAGGACATCCGGAACACGACGCCGCTCCGGATCACCATCAACCCGTGA
- the dapD gene encoding 2,3,4,5-tetrahydropyridine-2,6-dicarboxylate N-succinyltransferase: MSDVSTSAAWGIGLATVTADGQVLDTWYPAGRLGLGAPEITGQPANTPLPDADGATLLGLPAGVLGDRALPGLRTVAVLTVIGSLAEAPKDTFDVYLRLHLLSHRLVTPNSVNLDGIFGLLANVAWTSAGPCPGDRISELQILERAAGRHLTVYGVDKFPRMIDYVVPSGVRIADADRVRLGAHLAAGTTVMHEGFVNFNAGTLGNSMVEGRISASVVVGEGSDVGGGASIMGTLSGGGKERIRIGERCLIGANAGVGISLGNDCVVEAGTYITAGSKVLLPSGEAVKAVRLSGADNVLFWRNSLTGALEARPRKGTGIALNAALHSND, translated from the coding sequence GTGAGTGACGTGTCTACTAGTGCAGCTTGGGGCATCGGCCTCGCCACGGTCACGGCCGACGGGCAGGTGCTCGACACCTGGTACCCGGCGGGCCGACTCGGCCTGGGCGCGCCGGAGATCACCGGTCAGCCGGCGAACACGCCGCTGCCGGACGCGGACGGCGCCACGCTTCTCGGCCTCCCGGCCGGGGTGCTCGGCGACCGGGCGCTGCCGGGTCTGCGGACCGTGGCGGTGCTCACCGTGATCGGCTCGCTGGCCGAGGCGCCGAAGGACACGTTCGACGTCTACCTGCGCCTGCATCTGCTCTCGCACCGCCTGGTCACGCCGAACTCGGTGAATCTGGACGGCATCTTCGGCCTGCTGGCGAACGTGGCCTGGACCTCGGCCGGCCCGTGCCCCGGTGACCGGATCTCCGAGCTGCAGATCCTGGAGCGGGCGGCCGGCCGGCACCTGACCGTCTACGGCGTGGACAAGTTCCCCCGGATGATCGACTACGTGGTCCCGTCCGGCGTGCGGATCGCGGACGCGGACCGGGTCCGGCTCGGCGCGCACCTGGCCGCCGGCACCACGGTCATGCACGAGGGGTTCGTGAACTTCAACGCGGGCACGCTCGGCAACTCGATGGTGGAGGGCCGGATCTCCGCGAGCGTCGTGGTCGGCGAGGGCTCGGACGTCGGCGGCGGCGCCTCGATCATGGGCACGCTGTCCGGCGGCGGCAAGGAGCGGATCCGGATCGGCGAGCGCTGCCTGATCGGCGCGAACGCGGGTGTCGGCATCTCGCTGGGCAACGACTGCGTGGTCGAGGCCGGGACGTACATCACGGCCGGCTCGAAGGTGCTGCTGCCGTCCGGCGAGGCGGTCAAGGCGGTCCGGCTCTCCGGGGCGGACAACGTCCTCTTCTGGCGGAACTCGCTGACCGGCGCGCTGGAGGCACGGCCGCGCAAGGGCACCGGCATCGCGCTCAACGCCGCGCTGCACAGCAACGACTGA
- a CDS encoding MBL fold metallo-hydrolase — protein MRLRSVFAPLAVAAGLAWAARGLPPAFGARPPAHPSRRTVRRLPGALDRADRIAKSGQFRDGAFRNVDPPHLMKPGTTREAMLGMIFSARKRRPVRPVPVLRPDFTARDGLHVTWLGHSTSVVEIDGARVLLDPVWSDRCSPSALAGPRRLHPMPLPIEDLPRLDAIVVSHDHYDHLDLPTVRALAARQDAPFLVPLGVGAHLERWGVPVRRIVELDWDEHAEAGGIRFTATAARHFSGRLFARDATLWSSWVLTGPRHRLFYSGDTGYFPGYAAIGEAYGPFDATIMQAGAYADPWPDIHMEPEDAVTAHREAGGGLLIPVHWATFALAMHSWSEPPDRVWAAARARGVALAVPRPGERVDVADPPPVDGWWQALV, from the coding sequence ATGCGGCTTAGATCCGTATTCGCCCCATTGGCCGTGGCGGCCGGGCTCGCCTGGGCGGCCCGCGGCCTGCCGCCGGCGTTCGGCGCCCGGCCACCCGCGCACCCCTCGCGGCGCACCGTCCGCCGGCTGCCCGGCGCGCTCGACCGCGCCGACCGGATCGCCAAGTCCGGGCAGTTCCGCGACGGCGCGTTCCGCAACGTCGATCCGCCGCACCTGATGAAGCCCGGCACCACCCGCGAGGCGATGCTCGGCATGATCTTCAGCGCCCGGAAGCGCCGCCCGGTCCGGCCGGTCCCGGTGCTGCGGCCGGACTTCACCGCCCGGGACGGCCTGCACGTCACCTGGCTCGGCCACTCCACCTCGGTGGTCGAGATCGACGGCGCCCGGGTGCTGCTCGACCCGGTCTGGAGCGACCGCTGCTCGCCGTCCGCGCTGGCCGGGCCGCGCCGCCTGCACCCGATGCCGCTGCCGATCGAGGACCTGCCCCGGCTGGACGCGATCGTCGTCTCGCACGACCACTACGACCACCTCGACCTGCCCACCGTGCGTGCGCTCGCGGCCCGGCAGGACGCGCCGTTCCTGGTGCCGCTCGGCGTGGGTGCCCACCTCGAACGCTGGGGTGTGCCGGTGCGGCGGATCGTGGAGCTGGACTGGGACGAGCACGCGGAGGCCGGCGGCATCCGGTTCACCGCGACGGCCGCGCGGCACTTCTCCGGGCGCCTCTTCGCCCGGGACGCCACGCTGTGGTCGTCGTGGGTGCTGACCGGGCCCCGGCACCGGCTCTTCTACAGCGGCGACACCGGATACTTTCCCGGGTACGCCGCGATCGGTGAGGCGTACGGGCCGTTCGACGCCACGATCATGCAGGCCGGGGCGTACGCCGATCCCTGGCCGGACATCCACATGGAGCCGGAGGACGCGGTCACCGCGCACCGCGAGGCCGGCGGCGGCCTGCTCATCCCGGTGCACTGGGCCACCTTCGCGCTGGCCATGCACTCCTGGTCGGAGCCGCCGGACCGGGTGTGGGCGGCGGCGCGGGCGCGGGGCGTCGCGCTCGCGGTGCCCCGGCCGGGCGAGCGGGTGGACGTGGCGGACCCACCGCCGGTCGACGGGTGGTGGCAGGCGCTTGTTTAG
- a CDS encoding LLM class flavin-dependent oxidoreductase: protein MRIGIAILQDRPWRENAPRWRQAEAWGFAHGWVYDHIGWRTLVDRPWFDAVPTLAAAATVTSTMRLGTFVASPNFRHPVPFGREVTALDDISAGRLLLGVGAGTGGTSFDNTVLGAAELTPKTRFERYAEFAELLDLLLREDHVTWRGEHYAAVDARNLPGCVQRPRVPMIMAANGPRGLRLVAKHAQGWVTTGGEPGAALTPPSGAELRAQQNAWWKTVEELSKRLDDTLDRAGRERGTLDRYLSLDSAPVFSLSSVDAFAEAHGRAAELGFTDIITHWPRADGWYAGDEAVLEKVAAEFLTAAP, encoded by the coding sequence ATGCGCATCGGAATCGCGATCCTGCAGGACCGGCCGTGGCGGGAGAACGCGCCCCGCTGGCGTCAGGCCGAGGCGTGGGGCTTCGCCCACGGCTGGGTCTACGACCACATCGGCTGGCGGACACTGGTCGACCGCCCCTGGTTCGACGCGGTGCCGACGCTGGCCGCGGCCGCGACGGTCACGTCCACGATGCGGCTCGGCACGTTCGTGGCGTCACCGAACTTCCGGCACCCGGTGCCGTTCGGCCGCGAGGTGACCGCGCTGGACGACATCAGCGCGGGCCGGCTGCTGCTCGGCGTGGGCGCGGGCACGGGCGGCACCAGCTTCGACAACACCGTGCTCGGCGCGGCGGAACTGACCCCGAAGACCCGGTTCGAGCGGTACGCGGAGTTCGCCGAACTGCTCGACCTGCTGCTCCGCGAGGACCACGTGACCTGGCGGGGCGAGCACTACGCCGCGGTGGACGCGCGGAACCTGCCCGGCTGCGTGCAGCGCCCCCGCGTGCCGATGATCATGGCGGCGAACGGCCCCCGGGGGCTGCGCCTGGTGGCGAAGCACGCACAGGGCTGGGTGACGACCGGCGGCGAGCCCGGCGCGGCGCTGACCCCGCCGTCCGGCGCGGAGCTCCGGGCGCAGCAGAACGCCTGGTGGAAGACGGTCGAGGAGCTGTCGAAGCGGCTGGACGACACGCTGGACCGGGCCGGCCGGGAGCGCGGCACGCTGGACCGCTACCTGAGCCTGGACTCCGCCCCGGTCTTCTCGCTGAGCAGCGTGGACGCGTTCGCGGAGGCGCACGGCCGGGCGGCCGAACTGGGCTTCACCGACATCATCACGCACTGGCCCCGCGCGGACGGCTGGTACGCCGGCGACGAGGCCGTCCTGGAGAAGGTGGCCGCGGAGTTCCTCACCGCGGCGCCGTGA
- a CDS encoding serine/threonine-protein kinase → MRVLGERYRLEQRIGVGGMSEVWRGHDNVLDRPVAVKLIAPHLAEAEAVVEQVRTEARSAARLAHPNVASVHDFGMSSVLPGQPAPYIVMELVEGETLADHLRAGPLDWQIAVRVCAEVAAALAAAHVHGIVHRDIKPANIILTPAGVKVLDFGIAALVGEPDSGLDGTIVGTPAFVAPERLEADTVTPATPAADVYALGVLLYLCLARRLPWTPSDLPGVPPNAIPPGVEAAPLPPVPGLPDEVAALCLQCISRDPAERPTSFAVALLLAEAVDAQVYVPLTGVAPLVREVAPGTAWEDQATDVFEAPGRHRADP, encoded by the coding sequence ATGCGTGTTCTGGGCGAGCGCTACCGCCTCGAACAACGCATCGGTGTGGGCGGGATGTCCGAAGTGTGGCGTGGGCACGACAACGTGCTGGACCGGCCGGTCGCGGTCAAGCTGATCGCGCCGCACCTGGCCGAGGCGGAGGCCGTGGTCGAGCAGGTGCGCACCGAGGCGCGCTCGGCCGCACGGCTCGCCCACCCGAACGTGGCCAGCGTGCACGACTTCGGCATGTCCTCGGTGCTGCCCGGGCAGCCCGCGCCGTACATCGTGATGGAGCTGGTCGAGGGCGAGACGCTCGCCGACCACCTGCGCGCCGGCCCGCTCGACTGGCAGATCGCGGTGCGCGTCTGCGCCGAGGTGGCGGCCGCGCTGGCCGCCGCGCACGTGCACGGCATCGTGCACCGGGACATCAAGCCGGCCAACATCATCCTCACGCCGGCCGGCGTGAAGGTGCTCGACTTCGGCATCGCGGCGCTCGTCGGTGAACCGGACTCCGGCCTGGACGGCACGATCGTCGGCACGCCCGCGTTCGTCGCCCCCGAGCGCCTGGAGGCCGACACGGTCACGCCGGCCACCCCGGCCGCGGACGTCTACGCGCTCGGCGTGCTCCTCTACCTCTGCCTGGCCCGCCGCCTCCCGTGGACCCCGTCCGACCTGCCCGGCGTACCGCCGAACGCGATCCCACCGGGCGTCGAGGCGGCCCCGCTGCCGCCGGTCCCCGGCCTCCCCGACGAGGTCGCCGCGCTCTGCCTGCAGTGCATATCGCGTGACCCGGCGGAACGCCCGACCAGCTTCGCGGTCGCGCTGCTGCTCGCCGAGGCGGTCGACGCGCAGGTCTACGTGCCGCTGACCGGCGTCGCCCCACTGGTCCGCGAGGTCGCGCCCGGCACGGCGTGGGAGGACCAGGCCACCGACGTCTTCGAGGCACCGGGCCGCCACCGAGCGGATCCCTGA
- a CDS encoding SigB/SigF/SigG family RNA polymerase sigma factor — protein sequence MTVAATRGHQSTRLDRSTRFDHDAAAAEGTELINALAALPETHPSRPALRQQTIEAWLPLARHLALRFSGRGEAMDDLVQTAMIGLIKAVDRFDPTFGVDFAGYAIPTIIGEIKRHFRDRTWSVRVPRRLQEMRLAISEANATLSQDLGRSPTVADIAVHLNVTEEEVLEGLEGARAYTATSLSTPVTEEGGMELGDTLGSEDHEYELTELRVALGPAMAALDEREQKILTLRFYGNLTQSQIADQIGVSQMHVSRLLAKALVKLRGHLAAD from the coding sequence ATGACCGTTGCAGCGACCCGTGGGCACCAGTCGACTCGGCTCGACCGGTCGACTCGGTTCGACCACGACGCGGCCGCAGCCGAGGGCACCGAACTCATTAATGCCCTCGCGGCACTTCCTGAAACCCACCCGTCGCGACCGGCTCTCCGCCAGCAGACGATCGAGGCCTGGCTGCCGCTGGCACGCCACCTCGCGCTCCGTTTCTCCGGCCGCGGCGAGGCGATGGACGACCTGGTCCAGACCGCGATGATCGGCCTGATCAAGGCGGTCGACCGGTTCGACCCCACGTTCGGCGTGGACTTCGCCGGTTACGCGATCCCCACCATCATCGGCGAGATCAAGCGGCACTTCCGCGACCGCACCTGGTCCGTCCGGGTGCCGCGCCGCCTGCAGGAGATGCGCCTGGCCATCTCCGAGGCGAACGCGACGCTCTCCCAGGACCTGGGCCGCTCCCCCACGGTCGCGGACATCGCGGTCCACCTCAACGTGACCGAGGAGGAGGTGCTGGAGGGCCTGGAGGGCGCCCGGGCGTACACCGCGACCTCGCTCTCCACGCCGGTCACCGAGGAAGGCGGCATGGAGCTGGGCGACACGCTCGGCTCCGAGGACCACGAGTACGAGCTGACCGAGCTGCGTGTCGCGCTCGGCCCGGCGATGGCCGCGCTGGACGAGCGCGAGCAGAAGATACTGACCCTGCGCTTCTACGGGAACCTCACCCAGTCGCAGATCGCGGACCAGATCGGCGTCAGCCAGATGCACGTCTCGCGCCTGCTGGCCAAGGCGCTGGTCAAGCTGCGCGGCCACCTCGCGGCCGACTGA
- a CDS encoding MFS transporter, translating into MGGEIKSGRVGIALTAVALGGFGIGTSEFAAMGLLPEMAATLHVSIPSMGYGISAYALGVVVGAPLITALTARLDRKLLLLGLMVAFLVGNGLSAIAPNAPLVYLARFIAGLPHGAYFGIASVVAARLVPADRAGRAVAGVMMGLTVSNIIGVPVATAVGQHVHWRAAYGMIAAIGLLTIAAVHFLVPAVPAAAHATIRTELGAFRRPQVWFALVTGIVGFGGMFAVYSYVAPTLTEVSGLPAGGVPWVLAVFGVGMTVGTLLGGRLADHSIMGTLLGGMIGMLAVLVLFATTAQYVPAAIALIFLIGVACQVIGTALTMRLMAVSPDAPALAASSNHSALNLANAAGAWLGGMVIAAGYGYLSTAWVGAVLSVAGLVVLSVSRVVERAQPPLPAGLPAPQSGR; encoded by the coding sequence ATGGGTGGGGAGATCAAGTCCGGCCGGGTCGGCATCGCGCTGACCGCCGTCGCGCTCGGCGGCTTCGGCATCGGCACCAGCGAGTTCGCGGCCATGGGGCTGCTCCCGGAGATGGCCGCCACGCTGCACGTCTCCATCCCGTCGATGGGCTACGGCATCAGCGCGTACGCGCTCGGCGTGGTGGTCGGCGCGCCGCTGATCACCGCGCTCACCGCGCGACTGGACCGCAAGCTGCTGCTGCTCGGCCTGATGGTCGCGTTCCTGGTCGGCAACGGCCTCTCCGCGATCGCACCGAACGCGCCGCTGGTCTACCTGGCCCGGTTCATCGCCGGGCTGCCGCACGGCGCGTACTTCGGGATCGCGTCGGTGGTGGCCGCGCGCCTGGTCCCGGCGGACCGGGCCGGCCGTGCGGTGGCCGGCGTGATGATGGGCCTGACCGTCTCCAACATCATCGGCGTGCCGGTGGCCACCGCGGTCGGCCAGCACGTGCACTGGCGGGCCGCGTACGGCATGATCGCCGCGATCGGCCTGCTCACCATCGCGGCGGTGCACTTCCTGGTGCCGGCGGTCCCGGCCGCGGCGCACGCCACGATCCGCACCGAGCTGGGCGCGTTCCGCCGTCCGCAGGTGTGGTTCGCGCTGGTCACCGGCATCGTCGGGTTCGGCGGCATGTTCGCGGTCTACAGCTACGTCGCGCCCACGCTCACCGAGGTCAGCGGGCTGCCGGCCGGCGGGGTGCCGTGGGTGCTGGCGGTCTTCGGCGTCGGCATGACCGTGGGCACGCTGCTGGGCGGCCGGCTCGCCGACCACTCGATCATGGGAACGCTGCTCGGCGGCATGATCGGCATGCTCGCGGTGCTCGTTCTGTTCGCGACCACCGCGCAGTACGTTCCGGCCGCGATCGCGCTGATCTTCCTGATCGGCGTGGCCTGCCAGGTGATCGGCACCGCGCTCACCATGCGGCTGATGGCGGTCTCGCCGGACGCGCCCGCGCTCGCCGCCAGTTCCAACCACTCCGCGCTCAACCTGGCGAACGCGGCCGGTGCGTGGCTCGGCGGCATGGTGATCGCGGCCGGGTACGGGTACCTTTCCACCGCCTGGGTCGGCGCGGTTCTCTCCGTCGCGGGCCTGGTCGTCCTGTCCGTGTCGCGCGTGGTCGAACGCGCACAACCACCCCTCCCGGCGGGTTTGCCCGCGCCGCAATCGGGTAGATGA
- a CDS encoding biliverdin-producing heme oxygenase, whose translation MTATHTDQDFSLRLRKETGRAHRSAEGAGYLSALTSGELDRAGYALLVAQHWFIYDVLESAAEVMRADPVAAPFAAPELTRLPELAADLEFLLGAEWRDRIEATPGTRDYRARMTEVCFGDPAGFVAHHYTRYLGDLSGGFYIGDAIRSAYGLDVDGVRFYRFDALGDPGEFKNRYRALLDDAPWDRAVQDRLIDEVLVAYDLNNRVFADLHRLTSG comes from the coding sequence ATGACCGCGACGCACACCGACCAGGACTTCTCCCTGCGGCTTCGCAAGGAGACCGGCCGCGCGCACCGCTCGGCCGAGGGGGCCGGTTATCTCTCCGCGCTGACCTCGGGCGAGCTGGACCGGGCGGGTTACGCCCTGCTGGTGGCGCAGCACTGGTTCATCTACGACGTGCTGGAGTCCGCGGCCGAGGTGATGCGGGCCGACCCGGTGGCGGCGCCGTTCGCCGCGCCGGAGCTGACCCGGCTGCCCGAGCTCGCCGCCGACCTGGAGTTCCTCCTCGGCGCCGAGTGGCGGGACCGGATCGAGGCGACGCCCGGCACCCGGGACTACCGCGCGCGGATGACCGAGGTGTGCTTCGGCGACCCGGCCGGTTTCGTCGCGCACCACTACACACGCTATCTGGGCGACCTGTCCGGCGGGTTCTACATCGGTGACGCGATCCGCTCCGCCTACGGCCTCGACGTCGACGGGGTGCGGTTCTACCGCTTCGACGCGCTCGGCGACCCGGGCGAGTTCAAGAACCGATACCGCGCGCTGCTGGACGACGCGCCCTGGGACCGGGCGGTGCAGGACCGGCTGATCGACGAGGTGCTGGTCGCGTACGACCTGAACAACCGCGTCTTCGCCGACCTGCACCGGCTCACGTCGGGCTGA
- a CDS encoding SGNH/GDSL hydrolase family protein: MGKWALRLSVTFTTVLAAITVGPAAHADAPVDYVALGDSYSSGTGATGATGSCMRSPNGYPQLWANRHQTSSFAFVACGGATTDDVRATQVASLGAGTDLVTITIGGNDAGFATGAISCVLGSDEVCLGVVEAARAYIRTVLPGRLDRTYADITARAPSAEVVVLGYPRLFETGACPGGLSLTKRQALNAAADDLAAVTAARARAAGLTWADTRPIFAGHGVCSGAPWINRVNLLNLASTFHPNNAGYASGYLPALENVTG; the protein is encoded by the coding sequence ATGGGCAAGTGGGCACTCAGGCTCTCCGTCACGTTCACCACCGTGCTGGCCGCGATCACCGTCGGGCCGGCCGCGCACGCCGACGCACCCGTCGACTACGTCGCGCTCGGCGACTCCTACTCGTCCGGCACCGGTGCCACCGGCGCGACCGGTAGCTGCATGCGCAGCCCCAACGGCTACCCGCAGCTGTGGGCGAACCGGCACCAGACGTCCTCGTTCGCGTTCGTCGCCTGCGGCGGCGCCACCACCGACGACGTCCGCGCCACCCAGGTGGCCTCGCTCGGCGCCGGGACCGACCTGGTCACCATCACGATCGGTGGCAACGACGCCGGCTTCGCGACCGGCGCGATCTCCTGCGTGCTGGGCAGCGACGAGGTCTGCCTTGGCGTGGTGGAGGCGGCCCGGGCCTACATCCGGACCGTGCTGCCGGGCCGGCTCGACCGCACGTACGCGGACATCACGGCGCGGGCGCCGTCCGCCGAGGTGGTCGTGCTCGGCTATCCGCGGCTCTTCGAGACCGGCGCCTGCCCGGGCGGGCTCAGCCTGACCAAGCGCCAGGCGCTCAACGCCGCGGCCGACGACCTCGCCGCCGTCACCGCGGCGCGAGCCCGGGCGGCCGGGCTGACCTGGGCGGACACCCGTCCGATCTTCGCCGGGCACGGGGTCTGCTCCGGCGCTCCGTGGATCAACCGGGTCAACCTGCTCAATCTGGCCAGCACATTCCATCCGAACAACGCCGGATACGCCAGCGGCTACCTGCCCGCGCTGGAAAACGTCACGGGCTGA